The following is a genomic window from Neodiprion pinetum isolate iyNeoPine1 chromosome 3, iyNeoPine1.2, whole genome shotgun sequence.
CAACATGGCAACCCGAACTGAGCGAGCCGCCAACCGCTGAGAAACCCGCGCAGAGCGCACTGCGGTTTAATCAAAGCGGACATTAATTTATTAAGTTAAGAAATAGTTAGAAAAACGCGGTTTAATGGGACAAAAATTGAGCTATTCACCGGGCGATTATCTGATCCTCGTCAACCGCACGAATTTCCTCCTAATACTGTTAATcgcaaatatgtatatatttttttacgtgaAATAATGAAGCCCACACCGGACGGTCAATTGCGTGACGTAAAATTGTGTTATCGACTCTGAACACATATGAGATTCAACATCGATTGTTGCCGAGTACGTCCTGCCGCTACCTTCGCGACTTATAAAACGTTTTTCAAGGGTGCGATCAGCGATATCCTCAATTTTTAATCGATAGCAATGACGCAATCCTAGTGAAAACATGATGAAAACGTACTCAATGCTGCCAATTGAAAACATTTAAACACTATTAACAACCATTAATATCACCAGACATTATGCCAGGAAAACAAGGTTGTGTTAGGTTATGTTAAATCATATACAAAAGTTGTTTtcattgataatataataacttGTATGCATTGTTCAACGAATATTATCTACGCGTTTGTCGTGATAAAATTATCGGTTTTCTAGACCTCTCTTGCATCAAACTTCACGTCAAATCGAGGTAACATTGATTCGTGTAAAACTCTAACACGATTTTATGTTTACAaaggttaattttttacaccgttCAAACATTTGCAGCGGCATCGAAATGTCCGGTAAGCTGCCTCGATCTGCGATGAGCTTGAAACAGGTTAATACAACACGAACCTTGACCTAACATAACTTATCGCCGAGGTCCCGTAATCATGAAcgtgaaattaatatttcagttCATGGTTCACCAAGAAGTGTTGAAATTGTACCGAAATATTATGCGAACAATTCGACAAGTTCCAGATGAGATGGACCGGCGTTACCTTAGAGATTGGGCGAGAAATGACTTCAGGTCTAACAGGGACATCAAAGACGAAGTAGGCCTATACTTTTTCACAAACATCACTAGCTTTAATTTCTTCTCGAGGGAGTCTCAGGATCCAAAATTTCTGTTTTAGTTCGCCATCAAGTCTCTAATAATACATGGAGAAAATTCGCTTGCCGAACTAAGGAGAAATTTAAATCGAACAAAGGGCTCGTGAAAGCTATTCGCTGAACATAGGTGCAACTTAATGAATTATCTATAAATACGTAATTAGTTCTTAATACTTGGTATATAATAACGATAGTAGCAAagataaatataaacaattacataaattaagGATTCTAGtctaaattattttatttacaaatatatacacGAGATTGATGCTGAGAAAGAGTGTTCCTATGCATGTAACCGTCAGAGCAAGCGCCTGACGCAAGCTTTTCTGACGTATTCTAGATCTGAGCATGAACAGAGCAGCGACGATATACTGACCATCAAAACAAAAGCAGGGCACCACATTAACAACCGCCAAACCTGCAGAAAACACTGTAACATATTTGCAGAGAAGAGCCAAGGCCTCGGGAAGCTCTGAGTTCAAAAAACTGTACTTGGGCACCCAATCCGATACGTCAACTGTCCGGTATATGTCACCTGGATCACCGATGAATAGCACGTCCTTACCCTCTCGCCTCTTTATCTGTACCACCTGTGAAAATGtattaagaaaaaagtattgcCCAGCGCGCTTATTGGGTTTAAATTACCCGCGGTGAATTTTCTGAATATTCTAACCTTGGTCACGTTATCCAACGACGGTTGCATACAGTGCGTTTCATGAGGTGTGCAGTGATGACTGTACTGGCAAAATCGCTGCGCATGGGAGGTGACTAATCTGGCAGGTAGACAAGAGTGGGGTGGCAGTTGTAGGGGCGCTGCAGGAGGTCCCTCAATGTATTCGAAGCACAGGCTACCTGCCGCCTCGCTATCCTCCCCGCAGCAGCTCACTGCGCCGTTAGCCATGTGCCAGGCTGGGACTGATTCGTCATATTCCTGAATCGATTTGATCAGTTGATTTGAAAGATCAAGTTCGTCAACACATGATTCGCAATCGTATCACCTGTATTAACTTCTGCGTTACGCAATATCCAGGACTAGGCTGCCGCACAGCGGTCAATATACAGTGATACCAGTCGTCACAGTCGTTCACGGTGCAGTCGTTGATTCTGTATATCGTATCGCGAGGAAGTAGACCAGTCGATCCGAGCAGAGGAGAGTTCTGTAAGGATAAAAAATGTACGTTGCGGGTTATTCGTGTATTCGAAAAGCCAGCCCAACGATTTAAAACGTGGCAACTTACAGAAGTTATAGTCTTAACTGCAACTCCGTGCCCAACGGTATACAAAGGAGCCCACAGCCAGGTTGTTAGAATCAAGGTACCAGCTGCCAAAGTGGCCAGCACAATATTGTGCCAGACACCGGCGCAAAGTATTCTCAATTGATTGTATACCGGCAGAACACCCAGCTGCTCACTGCTGATGTGAGCGTAAGCTACCGGAATGACTAATGCAACTAGCAAGCCCATACCAAAGACTTGAACGTCTTCCCTCGCTGCTGCTAAAGCGTGTCCAAACTCATGGACAACACTGCAAAGTGCCAGCGTCGCGGCGTAGTAGCCAATCTCGTCGAGCGGGAGATTCACACCTGGTAACTGCGgtgttttgtaattttcaattgtaCATGCATGAAAGCTGAGAGGATTTTTCTGTCAAAtctttgaagaatattttgtgTTTCATTTCAAAAGCAGTTTATCGGGATAATATCTGGATATGGCTTTGGACAACTtagatttgaagaaaatttgggTCGAACCATTGGCTCCAACGTCTGCACGCTGTTGTCCTTTGCTGTTTGACCGGTCCACAAATTGAACGTCATTTTAAGGATGATAAACGAAGCCACAGGCAGGAGAAGTATGGTTATGATGACGCCGGCGTTGAACCAGGCCAACCAGAACTTGGAGCGGTCCGTTGCCCATTTCATGATCATCCTGTTGCAGGCGGTTGTGTACCACCTGATCCGGAGTGCCTCGATCGTGATTCCGGTATTTTTGAGGAAGTAGAGATAGGGATAATGGGAGCATGACTGGAAATCAATTCGCTTTAGTAACATAACGAGTCACGgaatattttaagatttttaGCATTATTGGGTTTACCGGCAatcaacgaaataaaaaagtattagGTTATGTAGAAGGAATCTTACCCGGAAAAATGTATCGAAGAAAAATAGGGTGCAATGAACGAGACCGATCCCGATGAGAATGTTCAAGGAGTCCATTTTCTTGGCATCTCATAAACAGTATTTGTCATTCATTTGATCAATGTTTATTTCGTGGAACGTTGGGGATTACCGTACACAAATTTTCTGACTGTCAAATAACTTCACTAGCACCAACTAGCACGCAATTGATCGAAGCCTCTCCTCTCATTGCTTGTGATTAAATATGACTGCACCAATGAAACCGTGATCCTTTTCGCGCCGCGGTGAGACTTAAAATGACTGGATTTGCAccgcaaaaataaaaaaaaaaaaaaaaacaatgcgGAAATTGGgtgatttaaaattattttttttctgtttattgCGTACAAAACACATAAgttatttcgattttcgatGTAAAGTACATTCCTTAACTAAGTTTTATAACAATATCTttgaattattgtataaatagAAATTTATAGATTAGCTATAGCGAAAATAAGTCTTTTTAGATATATCTACCTTAAAGATAGCCATCCCAGTAAATGAGGAAGGATTCTTATTTCGatttaaaagtgaaaataataagaaaaacaaactaaTTGAAGTATTAAATACATCACTGTAAATACAGGTAATACTCGCAGATTGGATCATATCCGAATTGAACTTAGAAAATTTGGAGCGAACCAATCGTAAAATTTCAGTTGGTTTGTAGTTTGTTGCTCTTCCTCGTTTTCTGGAATGTGGTGGAAGGCTTGAGAAGGTAAAACAATCAACGTTGTGCTAGGACTAACGGTTATTATTTACCTAAAATTAAAGATTTCAGATAAGACTTCAAGTTGCGAGATCTTCTCATTAACAATGAACCAAATAGCAATcgttaatattaatataatcgCGCCAATTCtataaaaacaagaaatattAATAGAATAATAACATCACAGGGaactatatatatttataatttcgtaAGACTGCCTGGGAATCTTTTTGGACAGCTACTGTTACAATAGTGTAATACAACAcgatgaattaattaaaaaacctTGGCAAAGATATTATATGCATGGGTATATAAGTCTTTGTCGCGATAttcagataaaaatataataaagcacgcgataattatttacaattataccATGCCTACGACAACACTCGGGAAATGCAGCCTGACGGAAGTTTATTCAAGATCAAATCTGTGCCTAGCAACGAGGTGACGACGTTAAACACTCTTTAGTATTAAATTGGATTGTTTTTTGTCAACGCTTTTAACGGACCTGAGTTAAAACGAACGAAATTGTCATACCATACAATAACGCGGCAGAGATGTTACCTTTCGGTATTTCGTACCTTCCTGTCTTACTAGTAATTTGCTAGATTAGAAATTTACGTAAAACTTTTCGTTAACAAATAGAATTTTATATCATTCTTATGGGGATCCATCCACCTCCATCTTATCCGTGTCATCTTCTACACCCACTTCTTTACTCTCTACCTTCTCATCTTTATTATCATCCGAAGGTTTTTCAGCCACCGAAACTTCAGACGTTTCAATAGCTGCTGGTGCTATAACGGGGCAGAACAATTGCGAATTTTTATATCCAATTCTATCGCAGATTCGTAAGAAAATATTGGTACACTTCAGAAGAGACATGTTCATGTATGtcgttcaattaattttcaatgctGATGGAAAGATTTTGTTCTTACCTTCCTCTTTTTCGTCGGCAGACTTTTCCTCCGTACTGTCTTCCATACTTTCAGGCTTCTCAACAACTTCTATATCAGAgtctgaaaatttaatacttttCGTCAATATCCTCGGAGCAATGTTTATTGTATCTAGAGTCCAAAAATAAGGTAATGCAAAGTGTTATAAACCTCTTTATAAACGTGAAAACAATACGAGCTCTATAGTAATTGATATCATTGAAACGACAATACAGATTGTAACTGATACCACTTCCAAGGTTCATCGTATAGGATGAGTCAGCTTAAACGCACCTAAATATCGGTCCGTATTTATACtgattttttctacaattactTCAAGTATTTACGGGCATAATGAACCCGTCTGATCAGCCAAACTTCAACGAATTGAAGACgcacgtaaattttattgaatcaatgtttttaaaaaatgcgtaAGTACAGATTAGATAATGTTGATCATTGTTATAATTTACTGCATATACACGTTATATTAGTgattaagaaaatgaaaaagaatcgTTTTATCGTAACTGCTCACAGCATCTGGTTCTATGTATAcaatttccttttttgttcattaatttttctcaaaatttcagtTTGAACATGTAAATTGTCGACCTTTTCACTGAACTGTCTGTCAGTTGAGCTCATATGCAAAATCCTGTCTTCGGAAGCTGTTAAAAGTTTACTGAGAGCAGTGTCAGGCAATGTTTTGGATATTTCAACCAAAGCTGAAGGATACATGTAACCATTTAATCTATGGGGATTGGAATTTTTAAATGATAAGATTTTGCGGTGAGAAACTTTTTGGGAATCGATATCCtgggtataatttttttggtcattAACTTGATGAAAGTGTTTGTCAGCATCTGAAGATTTGTCAGGAGGATAATTATTATCAGAATTGAAGATATTATCTTTTAAAACTTGATAAATGCATTTTCCTCTTTGTTCAGTCTTGTTTTCCGAGTTTGCAAGTGACGCAGGCCTTGGACAATGCTTCGTACCGTTGCTGCTAAAAATACTTGATGAGTCAGAATGCAGTTTATTATAGAGGAATAGTCGATGTTTAGTTGGATTTGGTAACTCGCAATTTTCAAGGATTGATTGACGATGGGATTTCAGTTGCTGGGTCTCGGGACACTTATACACTGCAACCAAATACAAATATAGCTCTATCAAGTTGCCATAAGTAGCATTGTTCAAACgacatcgaaaaaaaaaaatgacactGAAATTTGTTGCGTACTAGATTACGCTAGATCAATACCCAGGGTCTGTTGTAACAAATAACGCGATCATGGCACAtgcaagttttttttgtaACCACAAGGCTCATATTTCTCTAATATAATAGTAAAACAACTCACCAGTGTCTGAGACGTTTGATATTCGTTCTGTGATTTTTGGTGACGGCGTTTGGGTAACGTCGAGGCTTGGCATGGCTGGAGGCACTGGGGTATTATCGTACTCCAATCTTGGTGCGGAGGGTTTTTGTTTTCTAGCGGGATTCCAAAAGTTGCAGTAACAACACCTGAATCCTGcagttttttcatcaataaatggaaaaattacgAAGTGGGTGGTCGAAAAATTAAactagatgaaaaaaaaaatagtaccGAAATACTCAAATTCCTCCTTGAGTGCCATTCCATTGTGCGATTCGCACTGCCTGCATATCAACGCGTAGCGATTCGACGGTCCATCGCCAACCAAGTACTCTACCAAACGATCTAGGTAACTTCTCTGTTGAGGAAGTATTGGACGTGGTAAAGGCGCTCCTACGGTATCACAATACAGCATTAGATCGGGCGGTAAAGAGAACCGAATTTACATGACAAAGCTTTTCCAAGCAAAGAAAATCACACACAGCGAAAAATAGaggaataaaataacaaaagtatgaaaagtagacgaaaaaagaaagaaattatcaACGAAATCTGGAATACTAACTAGGCGTAGCGGCAGGGGTGTTAAACTGCTTAGGAGCCGTTCCAGCAGGATATATATTAACTGATTGCGGAGTATGCGGGGGCATCATGCCAACAGGAACTGGAGAAGGATTAACCAGCCTACCAATTTGTTTGTTTGGTCCTAAATTGGCGACAACCAACGGTCGTCTTCTTAGTTCAGTTCGCCCCCCACTTGGCATCGACGGTGTTGCTGCCTGAGGTGTGCTAGGCCTATGAGGCTTTTCACTGTGGAGCAAAGCTTTTGCTTGCGTCGGCTAAAACGTTTAAATTCCACACTAGAGGTATTTGCtcgaattcaaatatttattgcaagGCTTTTTAACTTGTATATATCCATGCTAAATACTAAAGCGAGATATTTTGTTAATACTGAATTATCAATTCAGATGAATACTTCACGAAAAATTGATCAGTGTATACACTGatacttgaaaataatttaaatcttTCATTGCAGTACATACCAAGGATTGAAAGCTACTTGATTTCATTTACCAAATAAATGTTGTGTTCGCGGCATAATACAAACCTGCGGCGAGAGCTGTGAAAGGAACAGAGATTAAATTGTGGTATGAACAATGCTGATAATAAAGGGGAacaaatgtatatttatatcaagTTTTGTGGTTCACTACAAAGAAGCCGCGATCATTAGTTATATTTGAGTTATGTCAATTGCAAGTGATTAGGTGTGAAATATACTACATATAATAAAGTAACATTTGCTTTGCTTTATTTACTCAAGCAACAGTGGTCAAGTTAAGCAGGTCAAACATGAAAtagagtaaaaagaaaaatacagtGCCACTTACAGGTGTCATCCTCAGCTGATCAGGCGCAAACTTCATAAGAATCTCCTTAGCTTTTTTATAAGTTTCAGTTTCGACAACTTCGtccaaaattttctttttctcctgcTGCATACTCGTGAGTTTGGTCTGGTTTCGAGATATTTTTCGTTTGTAGTACCAGGatactaaattttttataaataatatcctGTGCAGCACAGAAAAATGTGTGTTAAATATCAACAgaggataaatttttaaattcgtcCCAATTTCTCAGTAAAGCTAATTAATTTACTATCAAATTCTGCGTATCGGAAggataaaagtaatttcaacgTGGCATTAAATGAGAAATgaatatgtacatacaatatTGGAAAGATGAGTAGTGGAATCATATAGAATATTTGATCATAGAGAGCGGCTGGGAAGAAGTAGAAATAGAACACGAGTGCCGCAATAATGTAAAGAGCCACACTGTAGATAATCAGCGTGCCGACAATCTTCTTGTGCGTCTGCTCGGTATTTTGTCTGTATTCTTCAATTTCCTGAATTTTCTGTTAGCATAAATTATATTtgcgttaaaaataatttcattccgACACTCCTTGTTGTAGAAGCTAATGTTCATGTTTGGTAAGATTACCGTTTCAAGATCCTCCAGGACCTCATAGGTGGCCTTCTTTTTCTGGAATTACAAAAAGTGTGCATTTGTGACGAATTCGACGAAACGAAGCGACAAAaattcttatatatatatctatatatacagaGTTCAAAAGTAAAACTTGACCTGCGATATAAATGAGCCAGGAAtaaatttggaataaaattactgACCACATTCAATGCTAATACAACAGCGTCGCAGGACGATGCTTTCCAAGCATAAATTGACTAACAATAATGTgctacgataaaaaaaataccaattcCAGCACATTGTACGTGATTACCCAATTCGAAAACGCTATATTATCAAATTCCATTAGAACAACAGAACTTTCTACCACGGATCAAACTACGGTGCCTGTAACGctgtttcttttcaaattccgTTTGGCTACAATGTTTTTATGCTTGAATCCGGATAAACAGTTATACCCACAATACTGGGAACGAAGAATTATTGTTTCAGGGTAACAATAGCGTGAAATCCAAGGGGGTGTTGTACGATCAGGAGAATACAACagattggagaaaaaataGGAGATTTCTTTAGGGCATTATCAAGAGATCAGTCCAAGTTTGTGTAACCTAAAAAtttcgtgtataatataatgcgAGGTTGACGTATGATATTGTTACTCACTCGAAACCTGGAAAAGAGAATCCCCATCTTGAAGGCGGTATTGTTTACCGGCAACCCGTACCAGCGGTGTTAATATCAATGCAACGAGTTAACGGTGACACGTTAAATCGGTTGCTACGAGAAGATTTATTGCGCGCGGTATGAAAATAGAACTCCGGCAGCCGCTCCGCTCCTGTTGCTGCGGCCTGTTTTCACCGGCAACGGGCAGACCGAAACTTGACGCGTCCAAATTTAAATGCCTCTTGATGTTATATTTATAGCTCGATGACCACGGGGGGCCGACGGTGGCGATGATGACATGAATGACACCCGCCGTTGCCGCCGATTCAATACGGTTACCGGAAATTTAACTGGAAACTGGATTAACAACGAAGGTTTCCCTATTTtcagatgattttttttcaacacgctAAACGGTCCGTTGATAATCATTTCACCGTCATCGCAAATCTGACAGGATTAATATTCATCACGATATTTGGGACATTTTTACCGCCGCCGCACGGTTACTTGACATCCCGAAcgtgattttaaaattaatcaacTACCGTACGGCACCGAATGACTGAATCACATTCGCATTTGATATCTTATCGAAACACGCGGCGCTGCCGTTTGCCGGTGAATAAATAATGCAGCTAGAAAGTCGACTGTTCTGAGAAACCACAGAGAAACGATCCGCACGCTACCGTCTGCGATAAAAAAGTAGCTAAACAACGGATCCGTAAGTGGCGTTGTcttttaccctttcaatcacgcaattcatgt
Proteins encoded in this region:
- the LOC124215241 gene encoding LYR motif-containing protein 2, translated to MSGKLPRSAMSLKQFMVHQEVLKLYRNIMRTIRQVPDEMDRRYLRDWARNDFRSNRDIKDEFAIKSLIIHGENSLAELRRNLNRTKGS
- the S2P gene encoding membrane-bound transcription factor site-2 protease; translation: MDSLNILIGIGLVHCTLFFFDTFFRSCSHYPYLYFLKNTGITIEALRIRWYTTACNRMIMKWATDRSKFWLAWFNAGVIITILLLPVASFIILKMTFNLWTGQTAKDNSVQTLEPMLPGVNLPLDEIGYYAATLALCSVVHEFGHALAAAREDVQVFGMGLLVALVIPVAYAHISSEQLGVLPVYNQLRILCAGVWHNIVLATLAAGTLILTTWLWAPLYTVGHGVAVKTITSNSPLLGSTGLLPRDTIYRINDCTVNDCDDWYHCILTAVRQPSPGYCVTQKLIQEYDESVPAWHMANGAVSCCGEDSEAAGSLCFEYIEGPPAAPLQLPPHSCLPARLVTSHAQRFCQYSHHCTPHETHCMQPSLDNVTKVVQIKRREGKDVLFIGDPGDIYRTVDVSDWVPKYSFLNSELPEALALLCKYVTVFSAGLAVVNVVPCFCFDGQYIVAALFMLRSRIRQKSLRQALALTVTCIGTLFLSINLVYIFVNKII
- the Lnpk gene encoding endoplasmic reticulum junction formation protein lunapark-B yields the protein MGILFSRFRKKKATYEVLEDLETKIQEIEEYRQNTEQTHKKIVGTLIIYSVALYIIAALVFYFYFFPAALYDQIFYMIPLLIFPILILFIKNLVSWYYKRKISRNQTKLTSMQQEKKKILDEVVETETYKKAKEILMKFAPDQLRMTPVSGTPTQAKALLHSEKPHRPSTPQAATPSMPSGGRTELRRRPLVVANLGPNKQIGRLVNPSPVPVGMMPPHTPQSVNIYPAGTAPKQFNTPAATPRAPLPRPILPQQRSYLDRLVEYLVGDGPSNRYALICRQCESHNGMALKEEFEYFGFRCCYCNFWNPARKQKPSAPRLEYDNTPVPPAMPSLDVTQTPSPKITERISNVSDTDSDIEVVEKPESMEDSTEEKSADEKEEAPAAIETSEVSVAEKPSDDNKDEKVESKEVGVEDDTDKMEVDGSP